The following nucleotide sequence is from Aquarana catesbeiana isolate 2022-GZ linkage group LG08, ASM4218655v1, whole genome shotgun sequence.
GGTCCTGGAAGGGAGATATGtagggttgtggtccctttaagggagacAACAATTGATAGTTGGACTATTTAGCAATTCTCACCCATGCATGTTGAGGGGTTCTGGGGTGATccagtaaaggggaaaaaaatggcttGTAGTTTTCCCAGGATTGTTAAAACTTCATATGGGTCCTGGAATTCAGAGGCTTGGAGATCAGCTTGCTAGTGATCCAAGCTCCCACAAATATTACAGacctccttatatcagtggtcagtgtagtggtcccttacattggtgaccaatgggagaaggacccccttatatcagtggtcagtgtagtggtcccttacattggtgaccaatgggagaaggacccccttatatcagtggtcagtgtagtggtcccttacattggtaaccAATGGGAGAAGAAACCCCCTTaaatcagtggtcagtgggagaaggacattCTTACATTGTCATCAGTGAGAAGACTGCCCTCTTAcagatcattgatgtcagttgttactgagagacagaaattgttcattgctcaaggaacctctagagaCCTTTGggggaaccctggctgagaaaggctggactaggcagtaatatatttctctcccccttggtgggagtggagatgaccccatctataaggatatacagtacatacacacacagcacaaggccgtgttcacactacgagacgtttctcgggACTggagttcctctgagctccacaaggtggtgatctcacttctacccagacaggaagtctctacagaagacaggaagtgatgtcagctacagacaggaagtctctatttAAGACAAGAAGTTCTGGGTGAGaagtgagtcgggaggaagtagagaggagacattgttgaaagtggcagcagaggaggtaataagatcttattttctatttacacccagtaaccccccgtcatgccAGCAGGGGGCCAGAGATCGGAGCCTTGGCAATTCTGGCAATTATCCTTATTAGCCGGCAACTCCAaccaaaagtcagcaagttcctcttcctggacatcatgatgacccgacattgtcctcacatcactgcctcagagcaaacaagtcacaggaaggatcgtatttatcattccttgtctgcagatctaaaactaATCAAATCCAGTCCAGAAaccaaacaaacccaacagagaaaaAGGAGTTTATGATCCGGCAGTCCAAGAGGGTTCTGAGTTCATGAAATGTATCCAACACTAAACAGTCCAAACTAAATGTGGGGGGTAGTAGTTCCTAATGGTACAGCAACCCTCCTATTCCCcctccacatcctattattgtgtgaccaacaccatccaaataattcttactttcatttccccaaattatccgtctacaaggagacctgtatagatcaaatgacgccaccaatgaggatggaggaggaccggagtcacatgactgagaagatactaaacctcaccctggagatcatctacctgctgaccggagaggtgaggaggattctgggaggtcacatgacatcactcttatctctattaataaaacacagacctgaccggagaggtgaggaggattctgggaggtcacatgacatcactcttatctctattaataaaacacagacctgaccggagaggtgaggaggattctgggattctaacatgatattcctattggttctccaatacagagatttcctcttgtgaagtcaggtgatcatatgaccatcacagtgcctccatgtgactccctaaaacctgagagacacaacatggagaagattctagaagtcaccaagaagatgatggagctgctgacaggagaggtgaggaggattctgggaattctgggacattatccagtaacagacaaggaatgtgtctggatggtgactgtatcattgtgtgtgtcaggttcctataaggtgtcaggatgtcactgtctatttctccatggaggagtgggagtatttagaaggacacaaggatctctacaaggacgtcatgatggacaatcagccgcccctcacatcaccgggtaagaggagactttattgtaaaggagagagcagtacggaggctccacctagatcccccatcatctgataaacacatagaaacaatgtattcagtcagtgtgtgtgtttcctacagatggatccagtaatgggaacccaccagagagatgtccccatcctctgtattcccgggattccacacaggaagatcacaccatccctcatcatcatcaggtagATTATTGACCATGATTGGTAGTTGTGATTTATAGACAAGGTTGTTTGTTAAAATAATTTCTTATTGTatgttcagagtggaaacctcggggataataatattgttgttaaagaagagtataaagaggaggatgaggagtatggagtgatgaagaagttttcagaaggacacaaggatatgatggagccaccaaataccaggaacccaccagagagatgtccccgtcctctgtattcccgggattccacacaggaaggtcacaccatccctcaccatcatcaggtaggtggagatgagggtcgggaacataaagtgattgaacactctgacatgtggagatgatgtgtggactctacaagataATATTTTCACATCACATCATAAATATTTCTAtgttacagatgatattttctgccattctgttggtttagggtgaagatctgatagatataaaagttgaggttaaatcagaagaagaagagaggtatgtgagggatgatcagcagtctatggaggaggatggaataacggggacatttatagaggaggacactcctacagagatcagcacaggtgggtcattaacactaaatacattcctccacccatactgatcactgattggtccagagtagggcggggactgggtgatatcagcctgtaataccctgagctgtgttccctgtcCTGTATTCCTAGCggataatctttgtatttctattttagtagatggacgggagatgaggaaaacctcagaggattgtctcactttgtctccagactgtaaagtagaagatgaggacatcacacagtatagtccaggagaaaacccgattacctcaaatgtccatccggcaccacacagtgtagatggaccatcgtattcctcttatcctgaggaacctcagactgtgagggacggtgccggaccatcgtattcctcttatcctgaggaacctcagactgtgagggacggtgccggaccatcgtattcctcttatcctgaggaacctcagactgtgagggacggtgccggaccatcgtattcctcttatcctgaggaacctcagactgtgagggacggtgccggaccatcgtattcctcttatcctgaggaacctcagactgtgagggacggtgccatccttccaacagataagaggttttcctgtgctgagtgcgggaagtgtttcagttGTAATTAcgatcttaatgtgcataaaagatctcacacaggtgagaagccgtattcctgtcctgagtgcgggaaatgttttacagtgAGTTTCAATCTTAAAAAACATCAGGAATCGCACAAAAGGCAGAAGTCGTATTCCTGTTCTGATTGCGGGAAATGCTTTGTAGACAAATCACAACTTGTCATGCATCAGAGCTCTCACACAGGtgtgaagccgtattcctgttcagagtgcgggaaatgtttttctgacAAGTATGTTCTGTACACACATCAGAGAGTTCACACTGGGGAAAAGCCGTTTTTCTGTagtgagtgcgggaaacgttttgcAGACAGGTCCAGTCATTACAGGCACAtgaaattgcacacgggggagaagccatattcctgttccgagtgtgggaaatgtttttcaaacaagTCCAATCGTAACAGACATCAGACATCTTGTTCTAAGTGAGagaaatgtcaggagacatttatataaagatgggaagtatgGAGCAGATAAATGAATATACCTCCCAGCAATGTTATTatcaggctgcagctagggggagctctaatgtgtGACCGcagcagagtgatcccatctagctcacgTTAAGGTTTTGCTTGTTTTGCACACATGGTAAAATGCAGATTTTGGGCCTGAAGATcagataaaacccccaaacatatattatctgaaagcagaggccctggagaataaaatggtggtgctTGTTAAGGTGTTCCTCGTACATAAATTTCCCCTTCATATCCGGGTTTATTTTCCAcccattttctatggtgtgatcttttctacaatactttgttataataatgtaacgcgttgtgtattgtattgtatgACTCCGCCTCCACATTCCAGACAAGTCATGTTCCTGACCAGATTTCTACCTTTTACTGTTTCCGGATCTTATGACTGCAAGTCTTATAAAagtaaaatttataataaaaatttattgaacgaAAAAAATTGATGACTTTAGTATCCAGATATTGctcataggagacgctttaaaatccTGTACAGGTCATCAGT
It contains:
- the LOC141104891 gene encoding uncharacterized protein, giving the protein MRKTSEDCLTLSPDCKVEDEDITQYSPGENPITSNVHPAPHSVDGPSYSSYPEEPQTVRDGAGPSYSSYPEEPQTVRDGAGPSYSSYPEEPQTVRDGAGPSYSSYPEEPQTVRDGAGPSYSSYPEEPQTVRDGAILPTDKRFSCAECGKCFSCNYDLNVHKRSHTGEKPYSCPECGKCFTVSFNLKKHQESHKRQKSYSCSDCGKCFVDKSQLVMHQSSHTGVKPYSCSECGKCFSDKYVLYTHQRVHTGEKPFFCSECGKRFADRSSHYRHMKLHTGEKPYSCSECGKCFSNKSNRNRHQTSCSK